A window of Cryptomeria japonica chromosome 3, Sugi_1.0, whole genome shotgun sequence contains these coding sequences:
- the LOC131049378 gene encoding transcription factor bHLH35 encodes MLKVQDKKRASQWARQQNIFLWCGQVELHSHLKGNPPFQSIFRIISMETHRSGEKASNNNNHSFLDFNGILPGHLVESMEEYDGLLLTDLDCVTEHGWTCFATDNLWTSHDLPAKANLETLAMESPSELVQSQQPYVFGSSPQGGKSSGDTVKCGYSSEDTENMNEEDKGSVKSSQSARSSECRTLISERRRRGRLNERLYALRALVPKITKMDKASIVGDAISYVQDLQKQVKDIQAEISQLESDVMHKDSPFVDGNSVVTDVDLEIPSYEISSISSTVKKPGRKVILELDVSKVEESIFHLRIYCKKGPGVLIDLTKALESLHLDFQNANLTSFDGQIIKSAIIKMNKFGAEMDSEAVKRIILEAAANYGFETALNT; translated from the exons atgCTCAAAGTTCAGGATAAAAAGCGGGCGAGTCAGTGGGCAAGGCAGCAAAATATTTTCTTGTGGTGTGGTCAGGTTGAGTTGCATTCACACCTGAAAGGGAACCCTCCATTTCAGTCCATTTTCAGAATCATATCAATGGAGACTCACAGATCAGGAGAAAAGGCCAGTAATAACAATAATCACTCATTTCTGGATTTCAATGGAATACTGcctggccatttggtggaatccatggaagaatatgatggacTTCTGTTGACAGATCTCGACTGTGTGACAGAGCATGGATGGACCTGCTTTGCCACCGACAACTTGTGGACTTCTCACGACTTGCCTGCAAAGGCAAATCTTGAGACCCTAGCCATGGAAAGCCCCTCCGAGCTTGTTCAGTCACAGCAGCCCTATGTCTTCGGTTCGAGTCCCCAGGGAGGCAAAAGCAGTGGAGATACTGTCAAATGTGGATATTCTTCTGAGGACACGGAAAATATGAATGAGGAAGATAAAGGATCGGTTAAATCGAGTCAGTCTGCTCGTTCTTCCGAATGCAGGACTTTGATCTCTGAGAGAAGACGGCGCGGCCGCCTGAATGAGAGGCTTTATGCTCTGCGCGCCCTTGTTCCCAAAATCACTAAG ATGGATAAAGCTTCAATAGTGGGGGACGCAATCAGCTATGTGCAGGACTTGCAGAAACAAGTGAAGGACATTCAGGCTGAGATCTCGCAGCTTGAATCTGACGTCATGCACAAAGATTCTCCGTTTGTTGACGGAAATTCAGTGGTGACTGATGTCGATCTTGAAATTCCTTCATATGAAATTAGTAGCATTAGTAGCACTGTCAAGAAACCAGGCCGAAAAGTAATTCTCGAA CTGGATGTTTCCAAGGTCGAGGAGAGCATATTTCATTTACGGATCTACTGCAAGAAAGGGCCAGGCGTGCTCATTGATCTGACGAAAGCTCTTGAATCCCTTCACCTGGATTTTCAGAATGCCAATCTCACGTCATTTGACGGCCAGATTATCAAATCAGCCATTATTAAG ATGAACAAATTTGGTGCAGAAATGGACAGCGAAGCAGTGAAACGAATTATTTTGGAAGCTGCAGCAAACTACGGTTTTGAAACAGCATTAAACACATGA